In the genome of Enterococcus sp. DIV2402, the window AATTGACCACTGAAGTAGTGATGATTCCTGATAAAATCAGGCAGCAAATGAATTGACTGGAGGAATAACATTGGAGTTTACAGAACTTTATTTACAAGCAAAAAAAGCGACGAATCCTAGAAAATTATCGAAAACTGCTCAATGCGGCACAGTAGGAGCTGCGTTATTAACCGACACAGGCAATGTGTATGTGGGAATCTGTATCGATACCGCTTGTTCGATGGGATTTTGTGCAGAACATGCGGCAGTTGCCTCAATGTTGTTGGCTGGAGAAAACCATATAAAAAAACTGATTGCGGTCAATCATCAAGGGGATATTTTATCTCCATGTGGTCGTTGTCGTGAATTTTTGAGTCAAATTAGTGAAAACAATCTAGATACAGAAGTAATGGTGGGCGATAACAAGGTGGTTTTGTTGAAAGAGCTATTGCCGTATGATTGGCGAAATTTGTAAAGCGATTTCTTGTCTTAAAAATTATAAATCGCTATACTATAATAAGTAGATAAAAGGAGGAATTACTATGTCAGAATATCAAATCCCGAAACTTTGGGAATGGAATCAAGAAGAAAAAAGCGTGTCTGGTAACCAACCAGTAGCAGGGAGCCGTTTTGAACAAAAACTTCCAGTTGGAGATAAACCGTTGCAAGTTTATTCATTAGGAACACCTAATGGGATGAAAGTCACAATTTTATTAGAGGAATTAAACGAAGCCGATGTGGCAGGTGCACAATACGATCTGTATAAAATTAACATTGGTGCAGGCGATCAATTCGGTAGCGATTTTGTTAAAATTAATCCTAACTCTAAAATTCCCGCGATGATGGATTATTCAGAGAATGAACCCATTCGTGTCTTTGAATCGGTGTCTATTTTGTTATACTTAGCAGAAAAATTTGGCAAATTTATGCCAACTACACTTGCTGAAAGAACAGAATTAATGAACTGGCTGTTTTGGCAAACGGGTGCAGCTCCATTTGTTGGCGGTGGTTTTGGTCACTTCTATCATTATGCGCCTTTCCCACAAGAGTATCCGATTGACCGTTATACGATGGAAACGAAACGTCAACTAGATTTATTAGATAAACACTTGGCAGATAATGCCTATATTAATGGAGATGAATACACCATCGCTGATATGGCAATTTGGCCTTGGTATGGTCGTTTAGTTCAAGGCGAACTATATGGCGATGCAGCTGAATTTTTACAGGCTGAAGAATA includes:
- a CDS encoding cytidine deaminase family protein, which codes for MEFTELYLQAKKATNPRKLSKTAQCGTVGAALLTDTGNVYVGICIDTACSMGFCAEHAAVASMLLAGENHIKKLIAVNHQGDILSPCGRCREFLSQISENNLDTEVMVGDNKVVLLKELLPYDWRNL
- the yghU gene encoding glutathione-dependent disulfide-bond oxidoreductase; protein product: MSEYQIPKLWEWNQEEKSVSGNQPVAGSRFEQKLPVGDKPLQVYSLGTPNGMKVTILLEELNEADVAGAQYDLYKINIGAGDQFGSDFVKINPNSKIPAMMDYSENEPIRVFESVSILLYLAEKFGKFMPTTLAERTELMNWLFWQTGAAPFVGGGFGHFYHYAPFPQEYPIDRYTMETKRQLDLLDKHLADNAYINGDEYTIADMAIWPWYGRLVQGELYGDAAEFLQAEEYTHLKAWADKIAKRPAVKRALEAEYKEIN